A part of Pectinatus sottacetonis genomic DNA contains:
- a CDS encoding stealth family protein, translating into MQKNNQPIDFTVCWVDGSDPAWLREKAKYDPNVNGDKRISRYRDWDNLQYWFRGVEKFAPWVNKIHFITWGHLPKWLNTTHPKLNIVRHEDYLLPPYMPTFSSSPLELNLHRIKGLAEHFVSFNDDMYIIKPVEKELFFQKGLPTDFCIATAISAPVKNDMMPFIKFNSIAVLNTDFDKKEQVAKNFWKWMSPRYGWDALRNLIFSGEHHFRGFSNNHLPYSFLKNTYTDIWHKENIILDESSRNKFRSRNDVDQWLIRYWQLVKGDFTPIGRHAKGRVFEIYGQISDNNDLYKTIENQSMPMICINDNDNIDFAGIKKQIIASFNKILPEKSSFEK; encoded by the coding sequence ATGCAAAAAAATAATCAGCCAATAGATTTTACAGTCTGCTGGGTAGATGGTAGTGACCCGGCCTGGTTAAGGGAAAAAGCCAAGTATGACCCCAATGTAAATGGTGACAAGCGCATAAGCCGTTATCGCGACTGGGATAACTTACAATATTGGTTTCGCGGTGTAGAAAAATTTGCCCCATGGGTCAATAAAATTCATTTCATTACCTGGGGACATTTGCCAAAATGGCTGAATACTACCCATCCCAAGTTGAATATCGTGCGTCACGAGGACTACCTCCTGCCACCATATATGCCGACTTTCAGTTCCAGTCCCCTTGAGCTCAATTTACATCGGATAAAAGGCTTAGCAGAACATTTTGTTTCTTTCAATGATGACATGTATATCATCAAACCCGTAGAAAAAGAATTATTTTTTCAAAAAGGCCTGCCGACTGATTTTTGTATTGCCACTGCTATCAGTGCCCCTGTAAAAAATGATATGATGCCCTTTATAAAATTCAACAGTATCGCCGTGCTGAATACTGATTTTGATAAAAAGGAACAGGTAGCCAAAAATTTTTGGAAATGGATGTCTCCCCGGTATGGCTGGGATGCACTGCGCAACCTTATCTTCTCCGGCGAACATCATTTTCGTGGCTTTTCTAACAATCATCTGCCTTATTCTTTTCTAAAAAATACTTATACTGATATCTGGCATAAAGAAAATATCATACTCGATGAAAGCAGCCGTAATAAATTCCGCAGCCGCAATGATGTCGACCAGTGGCTCATCCGTTACTGGCAGCTCGTAAAAGGTGATTTCACCCCTATTGGGCGTCATGCCAAAGGCCGTGTCTTTGAAATCTATGGTCAGATCAGTGACAACAATGATCTATATAAAACAATAGAAAATCAATCCATGCCTATGATCTGCATAAACGACAACGATAATATTGATTTTGCCGGTATAAAAAAACAAATAATAGCTTCTTTTAATAAAATTTTACCGGAAAAATCTAGTTTTGAGAAATAA
- a CDS encoding lysophospholipid acyltransferase family protein, whose protein sequence is MSIIPLYYILKILSRLFCLLPESAAYFIGDLIGYITWLFVPPKRKKMAISNAEQALNISAGPASRIVKNSWTRFGPMIIEVLRFPIMRNNMDKYINFSGIKNLDAALSLGRGGIIATAHSDNWELLGGALSQHGYKLVGVSQEQSNQGADKFINEYRAMVGMYIMYKYNVRGMFKMIAKGYLIGLIMDQDAADDGIVIPFLGRDASCAHGAATIARRTQAPIIPIFISKGPGRTHNINIDKAVFVEKTSNKHADIRKTTILLTQKIEEHIKKYPNEWFWLHDRWKSVENHRATKTYT, encoded by the coding sequence GTGTCTATCATTCCCCTTTACTATATTTTAAAAATATTAAGCAGATTATTTTGTCTGCTTCCAGAAAGTGCCGCCTATTTTATTGGTGATCTTATTGGATATATTACTTGGCTATTTGTTCCGCCAAAAAGGAAAAAGATGGCCATAAGCAATGCTGAGCAAGCTTTAAATATATCAGCCGGGCCGGCCTCAAGAATTGTAAAAAACAGCTGGACACGTTTCGGCCCAATGATTATAGAAGTCCTGCGTTTCCCTATTATGCGCAATAACATGGATAAATATATAAATTTTTCCGGAATAAAAAATCTTGATGCCGCATTAAGTTTAGGACGCGGTGGGATAATCGCCACAGCGCACAGCGATAACTGGGAACTTCTGGGAGGCGCCCTTTCCCAGCATGGATACAAATTAGTCGGCGTATCGCAAGAACAATCCAATCAAGGTGCTGATAAATTTATAAATGAATATCGGGCTATGGTTGGCATGTATATAATGTATAAATATAATGTTCGTGGTATGTTCAAAATGATTGCCAAGGGATATCTTATTGGTCTTATAATGGATCAGGATGCTGCTGATGATGGTATAGTAATTCCATTTTTAGGCCGTGATGCTTCCTGTGCCCACGGTGCTGCCACAATTGCCCGCCGCACTCAAGCCCCCATTATTCCTATTTTTATTTCCAAAGGTCCCGGAAGAACCCATAATATCAACATTGACAAAGCTGTATTTGTAGAAAAAACCAGCAATAAACACGCTGATATCCGAAAAACTACTATACTACTGACACAAAAAATTGAAGAACACATAAAAAAATACCCTAACGAATGGTTCTGGCTGCATGATCGCTGGAAATCAGTAGAAAATCATCGTGCTACTAAAACATATACTTAG
- the waaF gene encoding lipopolysaccharide heptosyltransferase II — MTKNILIIKLSAIGDVIHALPTASAIKNTWPDAHITWVVSPVAADIVKDCPAIDDIILFDRKKLNSFWGFINYIKPFSHKLQQKHYDICLDLQGLLKSALIAYLSHADIKLGYVNMREGSGFISKPIKGEYYNGHIVERYLDVVRFLGCNTENISFPLGITDENITDATALLKTNNISITAPYVVFIVGANWPNKRWPARYFSWLADWCKTQNLTVLLAGAGKTDKKISAEILAGTSVKCINLVNNTTLKELAYIIKNAAAVIGGDTGSMHMAAALNIPAVMVMGPTDAVRNGPYNQKHNTIEVSYDCKHCWKRKCRFHRDCLAAIKPQQVADKLRIIFS; from the coding sequence ATGACAAAAAATATACTTATTATAAAATTAAGTGCTATTGGCGATGTCATTCATGCATTGCCAACGGCATCGGCCATAAAAAACACCTGGCCTGATGCCCATATAACTTGGGTAGTATCACCAGTGGCTGCAGATATCGTCAAAGATTGTCCGGCAATTGATGATATAATTTTATTTGACCGGAAAAAATTAAATTCCTTTTGGGGTTTTATAAACTATATAAAACCTTTTTCACATAAACTCCAGCAAAAACATTATGATATCTGTTTAGATTTGCAGGGATTATTAAAATCTGCTTTGATTGCCTATTTAAGTCATGCTGATATAAAGTTAGGCTATGTAAATATGCGTGAGGGCAGCGGTTTTATAAGCAAGCCCATCAAAGGAGAATACTATAACGGGCATATTGTAGAACGTTACCTTGATGTAGTCAGGTTTTTAGGCTGCAATACAGAAAATATATCATTTCCACTGGGAATAACTGACGAAAATATCACCGATGCAACGGCTTTGTTAAAAACAAATAACATCAGTATAACTGCACCTTATGTTGTTTTTATCGTTGGGGCTAACTGGCCCAATAAAAGGTGGCCGGCCCGCTATTTTTCCTGGCTGGCAGACTGGTGTAAAACACAAAATCTAACGGTACTTTTAGCTGGTGCCGGTAAAACTGACAAAAAAATCTCCGCTGAAATATTGGCCGGCACTTCCGTGAAATGCATAAATTTAGTCAATAACACAACACTAAAAGAATTAGCCTATATCATAAAAAATGCCGCAGCTGTAATTGGCGGTGACACCGGTAGTATGCATATGGCAGCAGCGCTCAACATTCCTGCCGTAATGGTCATGGGACCAACTGATGCTGTCCGTAACGGTCCTTATAATCAAAAACATAATACCATCGAAGTAAGCTATGACTGCAAACACTGCTGGAAACGAAAATGCCGGTTTCATCGTGATTGTCTTGCCGCGATAAAACCTCAACAGGTAGCAGATAAATTACGTATAATTTTTTCCTAA
- the rfaE2 gene encoding D-glycero-beta-D-manno-heptose 1-phosphate adenylyltransferase: MIIKNTDIAAFCDILRHSGQKIVLTNGCFDIIHAGHITYLKKAASFGDCLIVGLNTDASVKRWKSKNRPIVGEENRALVIDSLKFVDYVVLFNETTAEDLVEKIKPAVYVKGGDYTLSTLPEAHILQSYGGRAEFINMVEGCSTTSIINKIKNIY; this comes from the coding sequence ATGATTATAAAAAACACTGACATTGCCGCATTTTGTGACATATTAAGACATTCCGGCCAGAAAATTGTTTTGACCAATGGCTGCTTTGATATAATACATGCCGGCCACATAACATACTTAAAAAAAGCTGCCTCATTTGGTGATTGCCTGATCGTAGGTCTTAATACAGATGCTTCCGTAAAAAGATGGAAAAGCAAAAATCGTCCTATAGTAGGAGAAGAGAACCGAGCTTTAGTAATAGATTCCCTGAAATTTGTTGACTATGTCGTTCTTTTCAATGAAACAACCGCCGAAGATCTGGTGGAAAAAATAAAACCGGCTGTCTATGTAAAAGGCGGTGACTATACACTGTCCACGCTCCCAGAAGCCCATATTCTGCAATCCTACGGCGGTCGTGCTGAATTTATCAATATGGTTGAAGGATGTTCAACAACCAGCATAATAAACAAAATAAAAAATATATACTGA
- a CDS encoding bifunctional heptose 7-phosphate kinase/heptose 1-phosphate adenyltransferase, with protein MTNNNDLLNIIKNFQQQHILVVGDMVADIYLQGIIERISREAPVLVLQQSGEKTVAGGAANVVNNVATIGGKVTAVGLLGNDNAANGLKNILSKNKVDINGLITSNDRTTITKTRIIAGGRATVSQQVVRIDHDNRTPVNSSDEKKLLTSLEILLPQCSAVVLSDYGSGTITPAIRSLIIDYSRQTGIPCIVDSRYSIHDFKGVTYVKQNDAELAAAVGMTIKNDTDLHQAGKLLLNQMSAKGILVTCGEKGMVLFENDGSINTIPVSDKSEVYDVSGAGDTCVAAFITAIAAGAESTAAARLSNYAAGIAVRKMGTATVSKQELISILEK; from the coding sequence ATGACAAATAATAATGACTTACTAAATATCATAAAGAATTTTCAGCAACAGCATATCTTGGTAGTAGGTGATATGGTCGCTGATATATATCTTCAAGGAATAATCGAACGCATTTCTCGGGAAGCACCTGTACTCGTTCTCCAGCAGTCCGGTGAAAAAACAGTCGCCGGCGGTGCCGCCAATGTAGTAAACAACGTGGCAACTATCGGCGGCAAAGTAACAGCTGTAGGTTTATTGGGCAATGATAATGCGGCCAACGGCTTAAAAAACATATTAAGCAAGAATAAAGTTGATATTAACGGTTTAATAACTTCAAATGATCGTACAACAATTACCAAAACACGCATTATTGCCGGAGGACGGGCTACAGTGAGCCAACAGGTTGTTCGCATTGACCATGATAATCGCACCCCTGTCAATAGTTCCGATGAAAAAAAACTCTTGACCAGTCTGGAAATTCTTCTCCCCCAATGTAGTGCTGTTGTCCTCAGTGATTATGGCAGTGGAACTATCACACCAGCAATACGCAGTCTTATCATTGATTATTCCCGCCAGACCGGCATTCCCTGTATAGTTGACTCGCGTTATTCCATCCACGACTTTAAAGGTGTTACTTATGTTAAACAGAATGACGCCGAACTGGCTGCTGCCGTCGGAATGACAATAAAAAATGACACAGATTTACATCAAGCTGGTAAACTACTGCTGAATCAAATGTCTGCAAAGGGTATTTTGGTGACCTGCGGGGAAAAAGGCATGGTTCTATTTGAAAATGACGGCAGTATCAACACTATTCCTGTTTCGGATAAAAGCGAAGTATATGATGTTTCAGGGGCAGGTGATACCTGCGTCGCTGCATTTATAACAGCCATAGCTGCCGGGGCAGAATCAACCGCTGCAGCAAGATTATCTAATTATGCCGCCGGAATAGCCGTAAGGAAAATGGGAACAGCTACTGTATCCAAACAGGAACTCATAAGTATTTTGGAAAAGTGA
- a CDS encoding LPS-assembly protein LptD: MYKKMYFLSTLAALATALNINPSKAAADSTDVNLLNYIQDQKDYELHHTINKELIDLHNEVDNEKFIRPLDSSKPAPIIFEGKDISYNSLTGAVYAKGNVKITHKYSRMTTDAMNGNAKSGEVDIKDKAHMLQYTPAVVLDGYDTRYNYNTKKGKMENIKGSINNKFIWGKKIEFYPEEMIIYNGSITRCPAKTPDYRMSADKIEIWPDDHMIAYNAKFWIKNQVIYKKSRYIAKIGKNATHEDSSIPIHLTYNSDDGLHVQYYYDKDINNKIKTYIDFNYYTKHDLRNVYGIKWYNGKASVRLEDGYYEDSNNNWIKKEPTVIFNYNTPIAKSPFTLGLSTEYGKWDDDIKSSWHSGTTVSVAHTPILLSDKLKLYPDVGYTWIHESYDNSKTNNFYYDTTVMADISSKFIAYTAYHYSHSTTQNSLFDYGYDNYSKKITAGFSYELTPKDRVVVANEFNAGDGMKTMDRDYYWYHNFHCLNMVLQYREKRRSWHVKFNLVHW; encoded by the coding sequence ATGTACAAAAAAATGTATTTTTTATCAACATTGGCTGCCTTAGCTACTGCTTTAAATATAAATCCATCTAAAGCAGCAGCAGACAGCACAGACGTAAATCTTTTGAATTACATACAGGACCAGAAGGACTATGAATTGCACCATACCATTAATAAAGAACTGATTGATCTGCACAATGAGGTCGATAATGAAAAATTTATCCGGCCTCTTGATTCCAGTAAACCAGCTCCCATAATTTTTGAGGGAAAAGATATTTCCTATAACAGTCTAACGGGAGCAGTATACGCTAAGGGAAACGTAAAAATAACCCATAAATATTCCCGTATGACAACGGATGCCATGAATGGCAATGCCAAAAGTGGCGAAGTCGACATAAAGGATAAAGCTCATATGCTGCAATATACTCCAGCGGTAGTTTTAGATGGCTACGATACCCGATATAACTACAATACTAAAAAAGGCAAAATGGAAAATATAAAGGGGTCTATAAACAACAAATTCATTTGGGGCAAAAAAATTGAATTTTACCCGGAGGAAATGATTATATATAATGGATCTATAACCCGCTGTCCGGCTAAAACACCTGACTATCGTATGTCAGCTGATAAAATAGAAATATGGCCTGATGATCATATGATTGCTTACAACGCAAAATTCTGGATAAAAAACCAGGTAATTTATAAAAAAAGCCGCTATATTGCTAAAATAGGTAAAAATGCTACTCACGAAGATAGTTCTATTCCTATACACCTTACCTATAATAGCGATGACGGTCTTCATGTACAATATTATTATGATAAAGATATAAACAATAAAATAAAAACATATATTGACTTTAATTATTATACCAAGCATGACCTACGCAATGTCTATGGTATAAAATGGTATAATGGAAAAGCGTCTGTCCGGCTGGAAGATGGTTATTATGAAGATAGCAATAACAATTGGATAAAAAAAGAACCTACTGTGATTTTTAATTACAATACACCTATTGCCAAAAGTCCTTTTACTCTTGGTCTTTCTACTGAATACGGCAAATGGGACGATGATATTAAATCCAGCTGGCACAGCGGTACTACCGTAAGTGTAGCCCATACTCCAATCCTGCTTAGTGATAAATTAAAATTATATCCTGATGTTGGCTATACATGGATACACGAATCATATGATAACAGCAAAACAAATAATTTTTATTACGATACCACCGTGATGGCTGATATAAGTTCCAAGTTTATTGCCTATACAGCTTATCATTATTCCCATTCTACAACGCAAAACTCTTTATTTGACTATGGCTATGATAATTATTCCAAAAAAATAACGGCCGGGTTCAGCTATGAATTAACACCTAAGGATCGTGTTGTCGTTGCCAATGAATTCAACGCTGGTGATGGAATGAAAACTATGGACCGCGATTATTATTGGTATCATAACTTTCATTGTCTGAATATGGTTCTGCAGTATCGGGAAAAAAGAAGATCCTGGCATGTAAAATTTAATCTCGTTCACTGGTGA
- a CDS encoding LysR family transcriptional regulator produces MTIRDLEIFIAVAQLGKMGLAAKKLYISQPTVSHVISQIETDYHIKLFDRLSRKLYITETGREFLQYAKHIMANFEEMEHYMRHASEQMTIHVGASLTVGSFFLANMINQYEHDNNNVKIRVYIDNSQNIIQKISDGELDIAIIEGNVNAKDVIKKEIYQDEMVLICGKKHPFAQKKSVKLAELTDMDCVMREEGSGTRAFLLSLTEKRGIHIVQKWVCHSSDSIINIVASGQGVSIVSKSLLLHTPNIVQIPIKDKVLSREFRVIYHKDKYISRELHKYITAVEKYFKVVSLHS; encoded by the coding sequence ATGACGATTAGAGATTTAGAAATTTTTATTGCAGTGGCTCAATTGGGAAAAATGGGCCTAGCTGCTAAAAAACTGTATATTTCCCAGCCAACGGTTAGTCATGTTATCTCACAAATTGAAACTGACTATCATATAAAGCTGTTCGACAGGCTTTCACGTAAATTGTATATAACTGAAACCGGCCGGGAATTTTTACAATATGCCAAGCATATAATGGCTAATTTCGAAGAAATGGAACATTACATGCGACATGCTTCCGAACAAATGACGATACATGTGGGAGCATCACTAACTGTAGGCAGCTTTTTTTTAGCTAATATGATAAATCAGTATGAACATGACAATAATAATGTAAAAATACGAGTTTATATCGATAATTCACAAAACATTATCCAGAAAATTTCCGATGGAGAACTTGATATTGCGATAATAGAAGGCAATGTTAATGCAAAAGATGTAATAAAAAAAGAAATTTATCAGGATGAAATGGTGCTGATTTGTGGTAAAAAACATCCTTTTGCACAAAAAAAATCAGTGAAATTGGCGGAATTGACTGATATGGATTGTGTAATGCGAGAAGAAGGTTCTGGTACCAGGGCTTTTTTACTTTCCTTAACTGAAAAGCGTGGTATTCATATTGTACAGAAATGGGTTTGTCATAGCTCTGATTCAATTATCAATATTGTTGCTTCAGGACAAGGTGTGTCAATTGTTTCTAAATCACTGCTGTTACATACACCAAACATAGTACAAATTCCTATCAAGGATAAAGTTTTGTCGCGGGAATTCAGAGTGATATACCATAAAGATAAATATATATCAAGAGAACTGCATAAATATATTACCGCTGTGGAAAAATATTTTAAGGTGGTCAGTTTACATAGCTGA
- the asrA gene encoding anaerobic sulfite reductase subunit AsrA, translating into MKHAQTYQLNVDEMNGFFEQLSEKYDIYAPVRISCGGRYAKDDSIIYQPINTYQEIEFHERSTYPLKEVLTPITQTLFYFTEDEFKESKSPQKDILIFGRACDINSIKIQDQIYLKNGNIEDYFYKRIRDKVKFILMDCPEQFEGCFCCSVGANKTDMQSLAVSDNNGSAYVQVYDSDFANYFAKYAAVNHEIQPPLKNELKVDYPVIDNLELANKLKEHPMWKEFDARCIGCGSCTVSCSTCTCFETTDIVYTQNAHIGERRRTCSSCMIDGFDKVASGQSFRKKTSEKYRYKILHKVYGYNARFHTGPMCVGCGRCSARCPELISYPATLNKLSQAIKEIKGGVQHD; encoded by the coding sequence TTGAAACACGCACAAACTTATCAACTAAATGTTGATGAAATGAATGGATTTTTTGAACAACTCAGTGAAAAGTATGATATTTATGCACCGGTTCGCATCTCGTGCGGTGGCAGATATGCTAAGGATGACTCCATCATTTATCAGCCGATAAATACTTATCAGGAAATCGAATTTCATGAACGCTCTACTTATCCATTAAAAGAGGTACTCACTCCAATAACCCAAACGTTATTTTATTTTACTGAAGATGAATTCAAAGAAAGCAAAAGTCCGCAAAAAGATATTTTGATTTTTGGTCGAGCCTGTGATATCAATTCTATAAAAATACAGGACCAAATATATTTAAAAAATGGTAATATTGAAGATTATTTCTATAAAAGAATACGGGACAAAGTAAAATTCATCTTAATGGATTGCCCTGAACAGTTTGAAGGTTGTTTTTGTTGTAGTGTAGGAGCCAATAAAACCGATATGCAGTCATTAGCTGTCTCTGATAATAATGGCAGTGCTTATGTTCAGGTTTATGACAGTGATTTTGCCAATTATTTTGCCAAATATGCTGCAGTTAATCATGAAATACAGCCACCATTAAAAAATGAATTGAAAGTGGATTATCCTGTTATTGATAATCTTGAGTTAGCGAATAAACTTAAAGAACATCCCATGTGGAAAGAATTTGATGCGCGGTGTATTGGCTGTGGTTCCTGTACCGTATCCTGCAGTACCTGTACCTGCTTTGAAACTACTGATATAGTATATACACAAAATGCTCACATTGGGGAACGCCGTCGCACTTGTTCTTCCTGTATGATAGACGGTTTTGATAAAGTTGCCAGCGGACAATCTTTCCGCAAAAAAACATCAGAAAAATATCGCTATAAAATTCTGCATAAAGTTTATGGTTATAACGCTCGTTTTCACACTGGCCCAATGTGTGTCGGCTGTGGTCGTTGCTCTGCCAGATGCCCTGAGTTAATAAGTTATCCAGCTACGCTGAATAAGCTTTCTCAAGCAATTAAAGAAATAAAAGGAGGTGTGCAGCATGACTAA
- the asrB gene encoding anaerobic sulfite reductase subunit AsrB: protein MTNNPVKPTACKLLDIMPQTQTEWTFRVKNNLPIKHGQFMQLSLPKVGEAPISISGFGNGYVDFTIRKVGKVTDGLFSLRKGDNIFIRGCYGNGWPIEQFKNKTVVIIAGGTGVSPVKSLINMLCDDSDYAKEIYLILGFKNSHSILFADELKKWQTASHFHVIYTLDDEDYPGFQKGLVTDFIKKIPFTAFADEYECIIVGPPIMMKFVGMDLLMNKIPEKKIWMSFERKMSCGIGKCGHCRIDETYVCLDGPVFNYTVGKKLID, encoded by the coding sequence ATGACTAACAATCCCGTTAAACCAACTGCTTGTAAACTTCTTGATATCATGCCGCAAACTCAAACTGAATGGACTTTTCGTGTAAAAAACAATCTGCCAATAAAGCATGGTCAATTTATGCAGCTGTCTTTGCCAAAAGTTGGTGAAGCACCAATTTCAATCAGCGGTTTTGGTAATGGTTATGTCGATTTTACTATAAGAAAAGTCGGCAAAGTAACTGATGGTTTATTTTCCCTAAGAAAAGGTGACAATATATTCATTCGTGGCTGTTATGGTAATGGCTGGCCAATAGAACAATTCAAAAATAAAACCGTTGTGATCATTGCTGGCGGGACAGGTGTTTCTCCAGTAAAAAGTCTTATAAATATGCTATGTGACGATAGCGATTATGCTAAGGAGATTTATCTTATCCTTGGCTTTAAAAATTCACATAGTATTTTATTTGCCGATGAATTAAAAAAATGGCAGACAGCATCACATTTTCATGTAATATACACTCTGGATGATGAAGACTATCCTGGTTTCCAAAAAGGTCTTGTGACTGACTTTATTAAAAAAATTCCCTTTACTGCTTTTGCTGACGAATATGAGTGTATAATTGTCGGACCGCCGATTATGATGAAGTTTGTCGGAATGGATTTACTTATGAATAAAATTCCAGAAAAGAAAATATGGATGTCCTTTGAACGAAAAATGTCCTGCGGCATAGGTAAATGTGGCCACTGTCGTATAGATGAAACCTATGTGTGCCTTGATGGACCTGTTTTTAACTATACTGTTGGCAAAAAATTAATTGATTAG
- the asrC gene encoding sulfite reductase subunit C: MVEDCNIKKLRNNCFRQSKVPGEFMLQLRVPGALIEAKWLDVIKHVCQTWGDGTFHIGMRQTLNAPRIKAKDIPAVNEYIQPYLQAIECGMCDVEMQTKDGYPYIAPRNIMACIGGVHCIKGNVYTQRLAQKLEKLIYPNPYHIKISVSGCPNDCGKGHFQDFGIIGCTKPIYTIDRCIGCGACVRKCESAATRVLSLNDKNKVEKDPCCCVGCGECVTACPTGAWRRPAKDFYKIIIGGRTGKQYPRMGKMFANWLTEESVLSIMKNWPKFSKWVLGGKPIYIHGGHLIDRAGYQRFKNFMLDGVNLNPEAMIAENINWTETEYRSNIHVKALDKHLSIK, translated from the coding sequence GTGGTAGAAGATTGCAATATTAAAAAACTTAGAAATAATTGCTTTCGTCAATCAAAAGTTCCAGGCGAATTCATGCTGCAACTGCGTGTACCAGGTGCTTTAATAGAGGCAAAATGGCTGGATGTGATAAAACACGTCTGCCAAACATGGGGAGATGGTACATTCCATATAGGTATGCGACAGACATTAAATGCTCCCAGAATAAAGGCCAAGGACATTCCTGCTGTCAATGAATATATCCAACCGTATCTACAGGCCATAGAATGTGGTATGTGTGACGTAGAAATGCAAACCAAAGATGGCTATCCTTATATTGCACCACGTAATATAATGGCCTGTATAGGTGGTGTACATTGTATAAAAGGCAATGTATACACCCAAAGATTAGCACAAAAATTGGAAAAACTCATTTACCCAAATCCTTATCATATAAAAATTTCCGTTTCCGGATGCCCAAATGATTGTGGTAAAGGGCACTTTCAGGATTTTGGTATAATTGGCTGCACAAAACCTATTTACACAATAGACAGATGTATTGGCTGTGGAGCCTGCGTTCGAAAATGTGAAAGTGCTGCTACCCGTGTACTTTCTCTTAATGATAAAAATAAAGTGGAAAAAGACCCTTGCTGCTGTGTTGGCTGCGGTGAATGTGTTACAGCTTGTCCAACGGGTGCATGGCGGCGCCCAGCCAAAGATTTTTACAAAATAATCATCGGTGGCAGGACTGGTAAACAATATCCACGTATGGGTAAAATGTTTGCCAACTGGTTAACCGAAGAAAGTGTATTATCAATAATGAAAAACTGGCCCAAATTCTCTAAATGGGTTTTGGGTGGCAAGCCGATCTACATCCATGGTGGGCACCTGATTGATAGGGCCGGCTATCAACGCTTCAAAAATTTTATGCTCGACGGTGTTAATCTCAATCCAGAAGCTATGATCGCCGAAAATATCAACTGGACAGAAACCGAATATCGCAGCAATATTCATGTTAAAGCGCTAGATAAACATTTGTCTATTAAATAA
- a CDS encoding ferritin-like domain-containing protein has translation MSEIFQVSDLLNSMVRLEKTGYDFYTKMAAESADTKISSFFNFLANEEKKHEKIYINLSNEYKNGLSIDETLDDDYKSYLNVLIKQNFAFDNLKRPTLKEALKFSISLEKDTLLYVNEIQIIFKNEKADVFSRIKQEEESHLKMLSEYSQKNL, from the coding sequence ATGAGTGAAATATTTCAAGTTAGTGATTTATTGAACAGTATGGTACGTTTGGAAAAAACGGGCTATGATTTCTATACAAAAATGGCTGCGGAATCAGCTGATACAAAAATTAGCAGTTTCTTTAATTTTTTGGCCAATGAAGAAAAAAAACATGAAAAAATCTACATTAATTTATCAAATGAATATAAAAATGGCCTGTCTATAGACGAAACACTTGATGATGATTATAAATCTTATTTAAATGTATTAATCAAACAAAACTTTGCTTTTGATAATTTAAAACGGCCGACTTTAAAAGAAGCTTTAAAATTTTCCATTTCATTGGAAAAAGACACTTTACTATATGTCAATGAAATTCAAATCATATTTAAAAATGAAAAGGCCGATGTTTTCTCTCGTATTAAACAGGAAGAAGAATCTCATCTAAAAATGCTCAGTGAATATTCTCAAAAAAACTTATAA